One Rhinolophus sinicus isolate RSC01 linkage group LG06, ASM3656204v1, whole genome shotgun sequence DNA window includes the following coding sequences:
- the ESRRA gene encoding steroid hormone receptor ERR1 isoform X1 translates to MSSQVVGIEPLYIKAEPASPDSPKGSSETETEPPVALAPGPAPTRHLPGHKEEEDGEGAGPGEQGGGKLVLSSLPKRLCLVCGDVASGYHYGVASCEACKAFFKRTIQGSIEYSCPASNECEITKRRRKACQACRFTKCLRVGMLKEGVRLDRVRGGRQKYKRRPEVDPLPFPGPFPAGPLAVAGGPRKTVPRIPVPLPTVTAAPVNALVSHLLVVEPEKLYAMPDPAGPDGHLPAVATLCDLFDREIVVTISWAKSIPGFSSLSLSDQMSVLQSVWMEVLVLGVAQRSLPLQDELAFAEDLVLDEEGARAAGLGELGAALLQLVRRLQALRLEREEYVLLKALALANSDSVHIEDAEAVEQLREALHEALLEYEAGRAGPGGGAERRRAGRLLLTLPLLRQTAGKVLAHFYGVKLEGKVPMHKLFLEMLEAMMD, encoded by the exons ATGTCCAGCCAGGTGGTGGGCATTGAGCCTCTCTACATCAAGGCAGAGCCAGCCAGCCCCGACAGCCCAAAGGGTTCCTCGGAGACTGAGACCGAGCCCCCTGTggccctggcccctggcccagcTCCCACTCGCCACCTCCCAGGCcacaaggaagaggaagatggggagggggctgggcctgGTGAGCAGGGTGGTGGGAAGCTGGTGCTCAGCTCCCTGCCCAAACGCCTCTGCCTAGTCTGTGGGGATGTGGCCTCCGGCTACCACTATGGAGTGGCATCCTGTGAGGCCTGCAAAGCCTTCTTCAAGAGGACCATCCAGG GGAGCATCGAGTACAGCTGTCCGGCCTCCAACGAGTGTGAGATCACCAAGCGGAGACGCAAGGCCTGCCAGGCCTGTCGCTTCACCAAGTGCCTGCGGGTGGGCATGCTCAAGGAGG GGGTACGTCTGGACCGTGTCCGGGGTGGGCGACAGAAGTACAAGCGGCGGCCAGAGGTGGACCCACTGCCGTTCCCAGGCCCCTTCCCTGCTGGACCCCTGGCAGTAGCTGGAGGCCCTCGGAAGACAG TTCCTCGAATTCCAGTTCCTCTTCCAACTGTCACTGCAGCCCCGGTGAATGCACTGGTGTCCCATCTGCTGGTGGTGGAGCCGGAGAAGCTGTATGCCATGCCTGACCCAGCGGGCCCTGATGGACACCTCCCAGCTGTGGCTACCCTCTGTGACCTCTTTGACCGAGAGATTGTGGTTACCATCAGCTGGGCCAAGAGTATCCCAG GCTTCTCGTCACTGTCGCTGTCTGACCAGATGTCAGTACTGCAGAGTGTATGGATGGAGGTACTGGTGTTGGGTGTGGCCCAGCGCTCACTGCCGCTGCAGGATGAGCTGGCCTTCGCTGAGGACCTGGTCTTGGATGAAGAGGGGGCGCGAGCAGCTGGCCTGGGGGAACTTGGGGCCGCCCTGCTGCAGTTGGTGCGGCGACTACAGGCTCTGCGGCTGGAGCGGGAGGAGTATGTTCTGCTGAAGGCCCTGGCCCTTGCCAATTCAG ACTCTGTGCACATTGAAGATGCTGAGGCGGTGGAACAGCTGCGAGAAGCTCTCCATGAGGCCCTGCTGGAGTATGAAGCTGGCCGGGCGGGCCCCGGAGGGGGTGCTGAGCGGCGGCGGGCAGGCAGGCTGCTGCTCACGCTACCGCTCCTTCGCCAGACAGCTGGCAAAGTGCTGGCCCATTTCTATGGGGTGAAGCTGGAAGGCAAGGTGCCCATGCACAAGCTGTTCTTGGAGATGCTCGAGGCCATGATGGACTGA
- the ESRRA gene encoding steroid hormone receptor ERR1 isoform X2, with protein sequence MSSQVVGIEPLYIKAEPASPDSPKGSSETETEPPVALAPGPAPTRHLPGHKEEEDGEGAGPGEQGGGKLVLSSLPKRLCLVCGDVASGYHYGVASCEACKAFFKRTIQGSIEYSCPASNECEITKRRRKACQACRFTKCLRVGMLKEGVRLDRVRGGRQKYKRRPEVDPLPFPGPFPAGPLAVAGGPRKTAPVNALVSHLLVVEPEKLYAMPDPAGPDGHLPAVATLCDLFDREIVVTISWAKSIPGFSSLSLSDQMSVLQSVWMEVLVLGVAQRSLPLQDELAFAEDLVLDEEGARAAGLGELGAALLQLVRRLQALRLEREEYVLLKALALANSDSVHIEDAEAVEQLREALHEALLEYEAGRAGPGGGAERRRAGRLLLTLPLLRQTAGKVLAHFYGVKLEGKVPMHKLFLEMLEAMMD encoded by the exons ATGTCCAGCCAGGTGGTGGGCATTGAGCCTCTCTACATCAAGGCAGAGCCAGCCAGCCCCGACAGCCCAAAGGGTTCCTCGGAGACTGAGACCGAGCCCCCTGTggccctggcccctggcccagcTCCCACTCGCCACCTCCCAGGCcacaaggaagaggaagatggggagggggctgggcctgGTGAGCAGGGTGGTGGGAAGCTGGTGCTCAGCTCCCTGCCCAAACGCCTCTGCCTAGTCTGTGGGGATGTGGCCTCCGGCTACCACTATGGAGTGGCATCCTGTGAGGCCTGCAAAGCCTTCTTCAAGAGGACCATCCAGG GGAGCATCGAGTACAGCTGTCCGGCCTCCAACGAGTGTGAGATCACCAAGCGGAGACGCAAGGCCTGCCAGGCCTGTCGCTTCACCAAGTGCCTGCGGGTGGGCATGCTCAAGGAGG GGGTACGTCTGGACCGTGTCCGGGGTGGGCGACAGAAGTACAAGCGGCGGCCAGAGGTGGACCCACTGCCGTTCCCAGGCCCCTTCCCTGCTGGACCCCTGGCAGTAGCTGGAGGCCCTCGGAAGACAG CCCCGGTGAATGCACTGGTGTCCCATCTGCTGGTGGTGGAGCCGGAGAAGCTGTATGCCATGCCTGACCCAGCGGGCCCTGATGGACACCTCCCAGCTGTGGCTACCCTCTGTGACCTCTTTGACCGAGAGATTGTGGTTACCATCAGCTGGGCCAAGAGTATCCCAG GCTTCTCGTCACTGTCGCTGTCTGACCAGATGTCAGTACTGCAGAGTGTATGGATGGAGGTACTGGTGTTGGGTGTGGCCCAGCGCTCACTGCCGCTGCAGGATGAGCTGGCCTTCGCTGAGGACCTGGTCTTGGATGAAGAGGGGGCGCGAGCAGCTGGCCTGGGGGAACTTGGGGCCGCCCTGCTGCAGTTGGTGCGGCGACTACAGGCTCTGCGGCTGGAGCGGGAGGAGTATGTTCTGCTGAAGGCCCTGGCCCTTGCCAATTCAG ACTCTGTGCACATTGAAGATGCTGAGGCGGTGGAACAGCTGCGAGAAGCTCTCCATGAGGCCCTGCTGGAGTATGAAGCTGGCCGGGCGGGCCCCGGAGGGGGTGCTGAGCGGCGGCGGGCAGGCAGGCTGCTGCTCACGCTACCGCTCCTTCGCCAGACAGCTGGCAAAGTGCTGGCCCATTTCTATGGGGTGAAGCTGGAAGGCAAGGTGCCCATGCACAAGCTGTTCTTGGAGATGCTCGAGGCCATGATGGACTGA
- the ESRRA gene encoding steroid hormone receptor ERR1 isoform X3, with protein MWPPATTMEWHPVRPAKPSSRGPSRTCACPGRVRALLSAGPPPGPGRPPLEPCLFLAGSIEYSCPASNECEITKRRRKACQACRFTKCLRVGMLKEGVRLDRVRGGRQKYKRRPEVDPLPFPGPFPAGPLAVAGGPRKTAPVNALVSHLLVVEPEKLYAMPDPAGPDGHLPAVATLCDLFDREIVVTISWAKSIPGFSSLSLSDQMSVLQSVWMEVLVLGVAQRSLPLQDELAFAEDLVLDEEGARAAGLGELGAALLQLVRRLQALRLEREEYVLLKALALANSDSVHIEDAEAVEQLREALHEALLEYEAGRAGPGGGAERRRAGRLLLTLPLLRQTAGKVLAHFYGVKLEGKVPMHKLFLEMLEAMMD; from the exons ATGTGGCCTCCGGCTACCACTATGGAGTGGCATCCTGTGAGGCCTGCAAAGCCTTCTTCAAGAGGACCATCCAGG ACCTGTGCTTGCCCGGGGCGAGTCAGGGCTCTCCTGTCTGCTGGGCCCCCTCCAGGCCCTGGGAGGCCGCCACTGGAGCCCTGCCTCTTCCTGGCAGGGAGCATCGAGTACAGCTGTCCGGCCTCCAACGAGTGTGAGATCACCAAGCGGAGACGCAAGGCCTGCCAGGCCTGTCGCTTCACCAAGTGCCTGCGGGTGGGCATGCTCAAGGAGG GGGTACGTCTGGACCGTGTCCGGGGTGGGCGACAGAAGTACAAGCGGCGGCCAGAGGTGGACCCACTGCCGTTCCCAGGCCCCTTCCCTGCTGGACCCCTGGCAGTAGCTGGAGGCCCTCGGAAGACAG CCCCGGTGAATGCACTGGTGTCCCATCTGCTGGTGGTGGAGCCGGAGAAGCTGTATGCCATGCCTGACCCAGCGGGCCCTGATGGACACCTCCCAGCTGTGGCTACCCTCTGTGACCTCTTTGACCGAGAGATTGTGGTTACCATCAGCTGGGCCAAGAGTATCCCAG GCTTCTCGTCACTGTCGCTGTCTGACCAGATGTCAGTACTGCAGAGTGTATGGATGGAGGTACTGGTGTTGGGTGTGGCCCAGCGCTCACTGCCGCTGCAGGATGAGCTGGCCTTCGCTGAGGACCTGGTCTTGGATGAAGAGGGGGCGCGAGCAGCTGGCCTGGGGGAACTTGGGGCCGCCCTGCTGCAGTTGGTGCGGCGACTACAGGCTCTGCGGCTGGAGCGGGAGGAGTATGTTCTGCTGAAGGCCCTGGCCCTTGCCAATTCAG ACTCTGTGCACATTGAAGATGCTGAGGCGGTGGAACAGCTGCGAGAAGCTCTCCATGAGGCCCTGCTGGAGTATGAAGCTGGCCGGGCGGGCCCCGGAGGGGGTGCTGAGCGGCGGCGGGCAGGCAGGCTGCTGCTCACGCTACCGCTCCTTCGCCAGACAGCTGGCAAAGTGCTGGCCCATTTCTATGGGGTGAAGCTGGAAGGCAAGGTGCCCATGCACAAGCTGTTCTTGGAGATGCTCGAGGCCATGATGGACTGA
- the TRMT112 gene encoding multifunctional methyltransferase subunit TRM112-like protein, with protein sequence MKLLTHNLLSSHVRGVGPRGLPLRLQATEVRINNVEFNPDFVARMIPKVEWEVLLEAADHLRLIEVPKGPIQGYEQDETFLRKMHHVLLEVEVLEGTLQCPESGRMFPISRGIPNMLLSSEETET encoded by the exons ATGAAGCTGCTTACCCACAACTTGCTGAGCTCGCATGTGCGAGGGGTGGGACCCCGTGGCTTACCCCTGCGCCTCCAG GCCACCGAGGTCCGCATCAACAATGTGGAGTTCAACCCGGATTTCGTGGCGCGTATGATACCCAAGGTTGAGTGGGAGGTGCTTCTGGAAGCGGCTGATCAC TTGCGTCTGATCGAGGTGCCCAAAGGGCCGATTCAGGGGTATGAGCAAGATGAGACATTTCTGAGGAAAATGCACCACGTGCTGCTGGAG GTGGAAGTGTTGGAGGGCACCCTGCAATGCCCGGAGTCTGGTCGGATGTTCCCCATCAGCCGCGGGATCCCCAACATGCTGCTGAGTTccgaggaaactgagacttaa